Proteins from one Fibrobacter succinogenes genomic window:
- a CDS encoding NAD(P)/FAD-dependent oxidoreductase yields MFCNQEYDVVVIGAGPGGSVAARNLSRAGHKVLLLEKREKVGIPVRCGEASTKLADLQTYGPIDDSCIETIINGLYIYGPNGVNIDLAQKGTGIMLNREKFDPWLAHLAENDGVELVKLARAEFVGDVENGMRLVRVKLGDGAGDTTEEVRAKMVIAADGVESRIGRQLGLDCLQKPAFTCTGVDIQVQGILTKPDYLTFWQGHDFINDGYIWSFPKVKSNVTNFGAGFLISGKHSQNVLDTTMEWLYKLFPGSKINHVVGGAIPVSSVLKDYTLDRFALVGDAAHHTNPLTGGGIAAAMRAGRFCAQTVHEGFECGNLSKAFLKAYEKRCYDYFGRMHDFEYKFRRFLLNVNKPDQTELYKVLQNFAKHGCKKRAFLQTPLSSAKMLYKFLKFK; encoded by the coding sequence GCACAAGGTACTCCTCCTCGAAAAGCGTGAGAAGGTCGGCATTCCCGTGCGCTGCGGCGAAGCAAGCACCAAGCTCGCCGATTTGCAAACTTACGGCCCTATCGATGACAGTTGCATCGAAACAATCATCAATGGACTTTATATTTACGGACCGAACGGCGTGAACATTGACCTCGCGCAAAAAGGCACGGGCATCATGCTCAACCGCGAAAAGTTCGACCCGTGGCTCGCCCACCTCGCCGAAAACGACGGCGTAGAACTCGTCAAGCTCGCCCGCGCTGAATTTGTCGGTGATGTAGAAAATGGAATGCGCCTTGTCCGCGTGAAGCTCGGCGATGGAGCAGGCGACACCACCGAAGAAGTCCGCGCCAAGATGGTCATCGCCGCAGATGGCGTTGAAAGCCGCATCGGAAGGCAACTCGGGCTCGATTGCTTACAAAAGCCGGCATTCACTTGCACGGGCGTTGACATCCAAGTTCAAGGAATTCTGACCAAGCCGGATTACCTTACGTTCTGGCAAGGCCATGACTTTATCAATGACGGGTACATCTGGAGTTTCCCGAAAGTCAAGTCCAACGTCACGAACTTCGGCGCCGGATTCCTGATTTCTGGCAAGCACAGCCAAAACGTTTTGGACACCACAATGGAATGGCTTTACAAGCTGTTCCCAGGTTCAAAAATCAACCACGTTGTGGGCGGCGCCATCCCAGTTTCAAGCGTCTTGAAAGATTACACGCTCGACCGCTTTGCCCTCGTGGGCGATGCCGCGCACCACACGAACCCACTTACCGGAGGCGGCATCGCGGCCGCCATGCGCGCCGGACGGTTCTGTGCCCAGACCGTCCACGAAGGTTTCGAATGCGGCAACTTGAGCAAGGCATTCCTCAAAGCTTATGAAAAGCGCTGCTACGATTACTTTGGTCGCATGCATGACTTCGAGTACAAATTCCGCAGATTTTTGCTCAACGTCAACAAGCCAGACCAAACGGAACTCTACAAGGTTCTGCAGAACTTCGCAAAGCACGGCTGCAAAAAGCGCGCCTTCTTGCAAACGCCACTCTCCTCCGCGAAAATGCTTTACAAGTTCTTGAAGTTCAAATAA